A DNA window from Paenibacillus andongensis contains the following coding sequences:
- a CDS encoding spore coat associated protein CotJA, translated as MHSHSQFKKYFPFIGPFDPCPPIRVKLYNTPPQLYIHFQPPGLPQFSPYEALRKGTLWPALYGPYESKAVEGGPLT; from the coding sequence ATGCATTCGCATTCACAATTTAAAAAATATTTCCCATTTATCGGTCCCTTTGATCCTTGTCCACCCATTCGAGTGAAACTTTATAACACACCGCCACAATTATATATCCACTTTCAACCGCCTGGCTTGCCGCAGTTTAGTCCCTATGAAGCATTGAGAAAAGGAACGCTCTGGCCGGCGCTTTACGGGCCTTATGAGTCTAAAGCGGTAGAAGGAGGCCCATTGACATGA
- a CDS encoding manganese catalase family protein, giving the protein MWIYEKKLQYPVRVSKCDPRMAKLLLEQYGGADGELAAALRYLNQRYSIPDKVVGLLTDIGTEEFAHLEMIATMVYKLTKDATIDMLKAAGLDDHYVSHDRAPFYQNASGVPWTAAYIQAKGDPIADLYEDIAAEEKARATYQWLIDLTDDVDLQDSLKFLREREIVHSLRFREAVEILKDDREAQKVF; this is encoded by the coding sequence ATGTGGATTTATGAAAAAAAGCTGCAGTATCCGGTCAGAGTCAGTAAATGCGACCCTCGGATGGCTAAACTCCTGCTCGAGCAATATGGTGGCGCTGATGGGGAGCTTGCTGCGGCACTACGATACTTGAATCAACGCTATTCGATCCCAGATAAGGTGGTGGGGCTTCTAACGGACATTGGGACGGAAGAGTTTGCCCATCTCGAGATGATTGCTACGATGGTCTATAAGCTGACCAAGGATGCGACGATAGATATGCTGAAAGCTGCTGGTTTAGATGATCACTACGTAAGTCATGACAGGGCGCCCTTTTATCAGAATGCGTCCGGAGTGCCTTGGACGGCTGCTTACATACAAGCCAAAGGAGACCCCATTGCGGACCTCTATGAGGACATTGCCGCAGAGGAGAAAGCAAGAGCCACCTATCAATGGTTGATTGATCTAACCGACGACGTTGATTTGCAGGACAGTCTTAAGTTCCTCCGTGAGCGGGAAATTGTGCATTCCCTGCGATTTAGAGAAGCTGTTGAGATTTTGAAGGATGATCGAGAGGCGCAGAAGGTTTTTTAA
- a CDS encoding YdcF family protein, producing MIYLIKIAYTILFPPGIIILLLLAIALWLKQKKEYLGTLLVGLAALLLGVSSMPYFGNTLLNSIEKRYTPPVQVSGDVLVLLTGGATLDHEDPLTKGEGYLTGNTAARVLTVAELYRSTKLPILLSGGQVFSDTGNESQIAKRHLLALGVPESSISMDDKSRNTEENAVNTQAILTEKGWKAPILITSAFHMARSVKQFQKLKIDVIPYPTDYISGQNQQLSINKFIPSSSGLSTTTIALKEFLGLFAARNN from the coding sequence ATGATATATTTGATAAAAATCGCTTACACGATATTATTCCCTCCTGGAATTATCATACTTCTACTCTTAGCTATTGCTTTATGGCTGAAGCAAAAAAAGGAGTACCTCGGCACACTTCTTGTTGGTTTAGCCGCACTTCTCTTAGGCGTATCCTCCATGCCTTATTTCGGCAATACGTTACTAAATTCCATTGAAAAAAGATACACACCACCGGTTCAAGTGTCCGGCGACGTGCTAGTTCTACTCACTGGAGGCGCAACCTTAGATCATGAAGACCCTCTTACCAAAGGGGAAGGATATCTGACAGGAAACACAGCCGCACGTGTATTAACAGTTGCTGAGCTATACCGAAGCACAAAGCTGCCTATCCTTTTGTCTGGCGGTCAAGTGTTCAGTGACACCGGCAATGAATCTCAGATTGCTAAAAGGCACCTTCTCGCGCTTGGCGTTCCCGAATCGTCCATTTCCATGGACGATAAGAGTCGCAATACCGAGGAAAATGCCGTGAATACACAAGCTATTCTTACAGAAAAAGGTTGGAAAGCTCCAATTCTCATCACATCTGCCTTCCACATGGCCCGATCCGTTAAGCAATTCCAAAAACTCAAAATTGACGTGATCCCCTACCCTACTGACTATATTTCTGGGCAGAATCAGCAGCTTAGTATCAACAAATTCATTCCATCTTCCAGCGGTTTATCCACCACAACAATTGCACTGAAGGAATTCTTAGGCTTGTTTGCAGCTAGGAACAATTAG
- a CDS encoding HAD family hydrolase, with protein sequence MKLILFDLDDTLFDFSSTWNIVMKKMFAEHEVTKKYDNEAFFTAFQKKSDELYYLYEQRICTVEAYRNRRLIETLADHQYTMSEDEAEAFNLQYIQQYEKSLEPDPHVLELLLKLKDRYQLGIITNGPHDMQEGKIMRLGLKELFPPEQVWISNVVGIAKPDPRIYQLALDYFNVLPEDTLFVGDSWEADVAGPLKIGMKAVWLNKYGTTPPASDKKPLAIVSQLHELIHFLN encoded by the coding sequence ATGAAGTTAATTTTATTTGATTTGGATGATACGCTGTTTGACTTCTCAAGTACGTGGAATATCGTGATGAAAAAGATGTTTGCGGAGCATGAGGTGACAAAGAAGTATGACAACGAGGCGTTCTTCACTGCATTTCAAAAGAAAAGCGACGAGCTATACTACTTATATGAGCAGCGCATTTGCACCGTTGAAGCATATCGTAACCGAAGACTGATCGAAACATTAGCTGATCATCAGTATACGATGTCGGAAGATGAGGCAGAAGCTTTCAACCTCCAATACATCCAACAATATGAAAAAAGCTTAGAGCCCGATCCTCACGTGCTGGAGCTGCTGCTGAAGCTCAAGGACCGTTATCAGCTAGGAATCATTACGAATGGACCTCACGATATGCAAGAGGGTAAAATAATGCGTCTAGGTCTGAAGGAATTGTTTCCTCCCGAGCAGGTGTGGATCTCTAATGTCGTTGGAATAGCCAAGCCTGATCCGCGTATTTATCAACTGGCCCTTGATTATTTCAATGTGCTGCCAGAGGACACCTTATTCGTTGGTGACTCTTGGGAAGCAGATGTAGCCGGTCCGCTGAAAATAGGCATGAAGGCAGTTTGGCTCAATAAATATGGTACAACGCCTCCAGCCTCCGATAAGAAACCGCTCGCGATCGTTAGTCAGCTTCATGAACTTATTCATTTTTTAAATTAG
- a CDS encoding spore coat protein CotJB, with product MSEPMLPDSYYRQLHDLQAVDFVLVELTLYLDTHPDDLGAIQQYNQFAQKRMQIAGQFELEFGPLMHFGHSYTKQPWQWIEPPWPWQV from the coding sequence ATGAGTGAACCCATGTTACCAGACTCATATTACAGACAGCTTCACGATCTGCAAGCTGTAGATTTCGTCTTAGTTGAGCTGACATTGTATTTAGATACGCATCCTGATGATCTGGGTGCCATTCAACAATACAATCAATTCGCACAGAAGAGGATGCAAATTGCTGGGCAGTTTGAGCTGGAATTCGGCCCCCTCATGCATTTCGGTCATAGTTATACCAAGCAACCTTGGCAGTGGATTGAACCTCCATGGCCATGGCAAGTCTGA